GACCACGTCGCCGAACTGCACAACTCGCGGGGAGCGGGCTCGCAGGCTTCGCCCCCCTTCGACCCCCCTGGTGCTCTTCCGGGCCTCACCCCTCGCTGGCGCTCGGGGATTCGTGTCCTCAGAGCACCATGCTTGCTGATCCGGCTGACGCCGGTGGTGCTTCCGTGCGGGCCTCGCGAGGCCTCGCTTCGCTCGGCGGCTCGGATCCTCCTACAGCACCATTCTCTCCCAGGGGGGCTCCGCAGGCTTCGCCCCCCTTCGACCCCCCTGGTGCTCCTCCGGGCCTCACCCCTCGCTGACGCTCGGGGATTCGTGTCCTCAGAGCACCATGGACAGGAACTGCTTCGTTCGTTCGTGCTGGGGGTTCTCCAGCAGCTCCTCCGGGGTGTTCTCCTCCACGACGACGCCGCCGTCCATGAAGACCACGCGGTCGGCGACCTCGCGGGCGAAGCCCATCTCGTGGGTGACGACCATCATCGTCATGCCCTCGCTGGCCAGGTCCTTCATGACCTGCAGTACCTCGCCGACCAGCTCGGGGTCCAGGGCGGACGTGGGCTCGTCGAAGAGCATCATCTCGGGGTCCATCGACAGCGCACGGGCGATGGCCACGCGCTGCTGCTGGCCGCCGGACAGCTGGCCGGGGTAGGCGTGCACCTTCTCCGACAGGCCGACCCGTTCGAGGTTGCGCTTGGCGACCTCCTCGGCCTCGCCCTGCTTGCGCTTCAGCGCACGTCGCTGGGCGATGGTCAGGTTGTGCAGTACGTCGAGGTGGGGGAACAGGTTGAACTGCTGGAACACCATCCCGATGGCCGTCCGGACCCGGTCGAGGTCGACGTGGGGATCGGTGATGTCGGTGCCGTTGATGACGATCCGGCCGTCGGTCGGCTCCTCGAGGCGGTTGACGCACCGCAGCAGCGTGGACTTGCCGGACCCCGACGGGCCGATCACGCAGACGACCTCGCCGCGGGACACGTGGAAGTCGATGCCCTTCAGCACCTCGAGGTCGCCGAAGTACTTGTGCAGCTTCTGCACGTCGATCGCGGCGGCGCTGCGGCCGGTCTCGGTGGGGGAGGAGGGTGCGCTCATCACAGGGCCGCCTTGTTCCGCTTCTCGAGCTGCGCCACCAGGAAGGTCAGCGGCAGCGTGATCGCCACGTACACCACGGCCACCACGATGAGGGGCGTGCCGTTGAACGTGGTGTTCTGCAGGTCGCGGCCGAACTTCAGCAGCTCCTTGGACCCCGGCGTCGTCCCGAGGACGAACAGCAGCGACGTGTCCTTGATCAGCAGCACCAGCTCGTTGGTCAACGGCGGGATGATGATGCGGAACGCCTGGGGGATGACGATCGACGTCAGCGTCCAGAACCCGCTCATGCCCAACGATCGGGCGGCCTCGACCTGCCCCTTGGGCACGGCCTCGATGCCGGCACGGATCGTCTCGGCCATGTAGGCCGCGGCCACCATGCCGAGCCCCAGCGTGGCCTTGCCCAAGGTCCCGCCGGGGATGTCGACGTCGAAGGCGATCGGGACGGCGAAGCCGATCAGCAGGATGGTGACCAGCGCGGGGAGCGCCCGGAAGAACTCGATGTAGGTCCGTGCGATCCAGCGGTACGGGGCGACGACCGACAGGCGCATCAGGGCCAGCAGCAAGCCGAAGACCAGGCCGAACACGAACGACGTCGCGGTGTACAGCAGCGTGTTCTTCGCGGCCTGGGTGACCACCTCGGGGAACATGTCCGCGGCGATCTCGGTGTTGAGGAACGACTTCTGGATCGCCTCGATGTCGGCACCGAGGGCGAAGCCGAGGGCCGCCAGCACCAGCACGCCGTACAGGACGTACTGCCGAAGCTGCTGTTTGCGGGCGGGCGACATCCCCTTGCCCGCGCTGCTGGAGAGGTCGCTGCCGGTGTCTTCGGTCACGCTCATCCGCCGGTCCTTCCGTCCTGAACGTCATACGCGGGAGAGCCCGATGGGCTCCCCCGCGTCAGAGGCTACGGCCTGGGGTCCCCCCGATGGAGGAGCCCCGGACCGATCCCGGGTGCTACGCCTCGGAGAAGTAGGAGTCGTAGATCGTGTCGTAGGTGCCGTCCTCGCGCATCTCGGCGAGGGCCGCGTTGACGGCCTCGATCAGGTCGGCGCTGGCGTCCTGCTCGAAGGCCATGCCGTACTCCTCGTCGGTCTCGTAGGTCTCGACGACGGACAGGGAGTCCTCCTGCTGCGCACGGTCGATGTTGACCGGCAGGTCCTGCAGGATGCCGACGATGTCACCAGCGGCCAGGGCGGTGAACAGGTCCGCGCCGGCGTCGAAGGCGACCAGCTCGGCGGTGTCGGGGGCGTTCTCGGTGGCGTAGGCCTCGCCGGTGGTGCCGGACTGCACGCCCAGGCGGCCCTCGACCTCGGCCAGGCTGGTGATGCCCGAGTCAGCGGGGACCATCAGGGACTGGGCCGCGTTGTAGTACGGGTCGGAGAAGTCGATGTTCTCCTCGCGCTCCTCGGTGATGGTCATGGCGGAGATCGCCATGTCGCAGGTCCCGGAGGCCATCGCGGTCCCGGAGGTCAGGGCGTCGAAGCCGGTGTTGACGACGGCCAGCTCCAGGCCGAGGCGGGTGGCGATCTCGTCGACGACGTCGATGTCGAAGCCGCCGAAGCCGGTGTCGGAGTCGGGGTCCTCGACCTCGAAGGGCGCGTAGGGGGCCTCGGTGCAGACGGTCAGGTTGCCGTCGGAGACCAGCGTCAGGTCCGCCGGGGCGTCGCCCTCAGCAGCCTCTTCGTCATCGCCTGCCTCCTCGTCGGCGGTGCTGGTGGCCGACCCCGAGGCGTCGTCGGACTCGGTGGTGTCGTCGGAGCTGCACGCCGCGAGGGCGAGGGCAAGGATCATGGCTGCCGCGAGAACGCGGAGGGCTCGTGCGAGTGACATTGGGGGGTTTCTCCTGAATGATGATGGGCTCGGTGAGCCCTTGACGGTTCTCGGCAACGTACCGCGATCAGGCAACGATCGCGATAGTTGGGTGTTTCGACGATGTTGCGTCGGAGTCCTCCTCGAGGTGCCGAACCGGTCGGGGTCGGCCTATCCTTGGCCATGTGGACAGGGGCCCGCTGGGTCCGGCATCACGATCAGTCGGAGGCAGCGTGCGACACGGACAGCCCGGCCCCCCGGTGGGTGGCCGTGGATGGGGTCTCGTCGTGCTGCTCGTCGTGGGCCTGCTCGCCGCCGCCTGCGGTGGGGGTGACTCCAGCGACGAGGAGCGTGCGGCGCAGGCCGAGATCGCCACCCTTGCCTCCGAGGCCCTCGACGCCCTGGACGAAGCGGTCGCCGTCTCGGGGGAGCAGCTGCAGGAGGCCGCCGAGCAGGTCAGCGAAGCGGTGCAGGAAGGGCAGCTCGGCCTGGCCACACCGGGCGTGCTCGTCGTCGGGACCAACGCCGACTTCCTGCCGTTCGTCGGCCGCGGCGAGGACGACGGGATCAGGGGCTTCGACGTCGACCTCATGGCCGAGGTCGCCTCGCGCATGGGCCTGGAACCGGTCTGGGTCGACATGCCCTTCCCGAACCTGACGGGCGCCGTGACCACCGGCGAGGTGGACGTCGTGATCGCCGCCATCACGATCACCAACCAGCGCGAGGAGGTCATCGACTTCTCCCACCCCTACTTCGTGGGATCACAGGGCCTCGCCGCACCGCCGGGCAGTGACCTGACGGGGGTGGAGGACCTCTCCTCCGACGTGACCGTCGCGGTCCTGGCCGACACCACGGGCGAGGCCTACGCCACCGCGTCCTTCCTCGACGCGGAGATCGCCAGCTACGCCGACCGCGCGACGGCGCTGGGGGCGCTGTCGGCCGGTGCCGTCGACGCGATCTTCATGGACACCGACGCCCTCGTGGAGCAGGCGCGCGAGGGCTCCGTCGTGCTGGTGGAGGAGGTGCCGACGTCGGAGCGGTACGGCATCGGCCTCGCCGAGGACAACGCGCCGCTGCGGACGGCGGTCAACGAAGCCCTCGACGGCGTCGTCGCCGACGGCACCTACGAGCGCATCTTCACCGAGT
This genomic window from Euzebya rosea contains:
- a CDS encoding amino acid ABC transporter ATP-binding protein, translating into MSAPSSPTETGRSAAAIDVQKLHKYFGDLEVLKGIDFHVSRGEVVCVIGPSGSGKSTLLRCVNRLEEPTDGRIVINGTDITDPHVDLDRVRTAIGMVFQQFNLFPHLDVLHNLTIAQRRALKRKQGEAEEVAKRNLERVGLSEKVHAYPGQLSGGQQQRVAIARALSMDPEMMLFDEPTSALDPELVGEVLQVMKDLASEGMTMMVVTHEMGFAREVADRVVFMDGGVVVEENTPEELLENPQHERTKQFLSMVL
- a CDS encoding amino acid ABC transporter permease produces the protein MSVTEDTGSDLSSSAGKGMSPARKQQLRQYVLYGVLVLAALGFALGADIEAIQKSFLNTEIAADMFPEVVTQAAKNTLLYTATSFVFGLVFGLLLALMRLSVVAPYRWIARTYIEFFRALPALVTILLIGFAVPIAFDVDIPGGTLGKATLGLGMVAAAYMAETIRAGIEAVPKGQVEAARSLGMSGFWTLTSIVIPQAFRIIIPPLTNELVLLIKDTSLLFVLGTTPGSKELLKFGRDLQNTTFNGTPLIVVAVVYVAITLPLTFLVAQLEKRNKAAL
- a CDS encoding transporter substrate-binding domain-containing protein; translated protein: MSLARALRVLAAAMILALALAACSSDDTTESDDASGSATSTADEEAGDDEEAAEGDAPADLTLVSDGNLTVCTEAPYAPFEVEDPDSDTGFGGFDIDVVDEIATRLGLELAVVNTGFDALTSGTAMASGTCDMAISAMTITEEREENIDFSDPYYNAAQSLMVPADSGITSLAEVEGRLGVQSGTTGEAYATENAPDTAELVAFDAGADLFTALAAGDIVGILQDLPVNIDRAQQEDSLSVVETYETDEEYGMAFEQDASADLIEAVNAALAEMREDGTYDTIYDSYFSEA
- a CDS encoding ABC transporter substrate-binding protein gives rise to the protein MLLVVGLLAAACGGGDSSDEERAAQAEIATLASEALDALDEAVAVSGEQLQEAAEQVSEAVQEGQLGLATPGVLVVGTNADFLPFVGRGEDDGIRGFDVDLMAEVASRMGLEPVWVDMPFPNLTGAVTTGEVDVVIAAITITNQREEVIDFSHPYFVGSQGLAAPPGSDLTGVEDLSSDVTVAVLADTTGEAYATASFLDAEIASYADRATALGALSAGAVDAIFMDTDALVEQAREGSVVLVEEVPTSERYGIGLAEDNAPLRTAVNEALDGVVADGTYERIFTEWFPGRDVEQVIDLLR